A stretch of DNA from Candidatus Saccharibacteria bacterium oral taxon 488:
GACAAGACTGATTGAATCTTGACACTTTGGACGCTTTCATCGTCATCAATTGAGTCAGCGATTTCCCGAGTGATCAATTCGTCCTTGTTGACGTGACCTGGAATCGTCTCAGCGGCATACCGGCCAGCCAAGCGGTTCGAGAAGTCGATCATCGTTTCCTCGGTTTCTGAACGGTAGATTGCATAGCCCTCGTCGTCACCTTCAGCGTCCTCAACCGTAAAGACGTCCTGTGCCACATCAACCAACCGGCGTGTCAGGTAACCTGAGTCAGCGGTCTTCAGCGCGGTGTCGATCAGACCCTTACGCGCACCACGGGTCGCCACGAAGGCCTCCAGGCTGGATAGACCACCAGTGTACGAACTACGGATTGGCAGCTCGATCTCGCGGTTAGCAGCGTCGACCTGGATACCGATCATGGCGCTGGCGAGCTTGACGTTGGAGATATCACCACGAGCACCAGAATTGACCATCATCGAGATACTGGTGTCCATATGTGCCAGCTGATCCTGGAGGAAGGTCGTAATCTTATTGTCCACATTTCGCCAGGCATTGACCGTCAAGTTGTAGCGCTCATCCTCAGTGATCAAACCTTGGTCGAATTGCTCAGAAATCAAGGCCGCCTTGGCGTCGCCCTCAGCCACGAACTCAGCGATCTCATCAAAGTGCACATAGTCGGTCATACCGGTTGACACGGCCGCAGTTGTCGCGAAGCGGAAGGCCTGGCCCTTCATGCGGTCGGCGATCTTGGCAGTTTCCTCGGCGCCGTACTTGTTGAAGATCTGCGCCAATACTTTCTTCAACTGCTTCTTGGTCTGAACATTGTTGTCGTACGGGAAGTCCTCTGGCAAAATCTCGTTAAAGAAGACCCGGCCCAAGGTTGTCTGGCGCAGCTTGCCCTTAGCATAGATGCGAATTGGCGTTTGCAGCTGGATAGCACCCTTGTCGTACGCCAGTTCCGCCTCGTAGACCGAGCTAAATGCCTTGACATTATCAGTCTGCGCCTGCGGCTTGTCATACGTCAGGTAGTAATTACCGAGCACGATGTCCTGCGAGATGTGCAGCACCGGCGCACCGTCGGCAGGCTTCAATAGGTTGTTAGTAGCGCTCATCAGCTCGCGAGCTTCGGCCTGCGCTTCCTCGGAAAGTGGCAGGTGCACGGCCATCTGGTCACCATCAAAGTCGGCGTTAAAACCAGCACAGACCAGCGGATGGAGCTGAATCGCCTTACCCTCGACGAGAACTGGCTGGAAGGATTGAATTGACAAGCGGTGCAAGCTCGGTGCGCGGTTGAGCAGCACGTACTTGCCCTTGATCGCCTCGTCAAGTGCATCCCACACGACCGCTTCACCCGACTCGATCAAGCGAGTCGCCGAGCGGATGTTGTGGGCAAATTCGCCCTTGATCAGCCAGCTGATGACAAACGGCTTGAATAGCTCAAGCGCCATTTGTTTTGGCAGACCGCACTGATTGATCTTTAGCTTCGGGCCGACGACAATGACCGAGCGACCAGAGTAATCGACGCGTTTACCGAGCAGGTTCTGGCGGAAGCGGCCTTGCTTACCTTTGAGCATATCGCTGATTGACTTGAGGCGACGACGGCTGCCAGTCGAGCTGACTGCCCGACCACCGCGCGCTGCTGCGTTGTCGATCAAGGCGTCGACGGCTTCCTGCAACATGCGCTTTTCATTGCGCTGAATCACTTCTGGCGCATTGAGCTCGACCAGTTTTTTCAGGCGATTATTGCGGTTGATAATGCGGCGATACAGATCATTCAAATCAGACGTTGCAAACCGACCACCACTGAGGGCGACCATTGGACGGAGGTCCGGTGGGATGACTGGCAGTACCGTCAGGCAGAGGCTGGATGGCTTAATACCGGCAGCCTGCATGCTCTCGAGCATCTTCAGGCGCTTGAGCAGTTTCTTCTCGCGCTGACCCTTGGCGTGTTCGGCTTCCTCGCTCAGCTGGGCGATCAGTTCTGACAGATCAATTTCATCCAGCAGCGCCTTGAGCGCACTGGCACCCATGCCGACCTCGATCAGCTCATCGTACTCCTCTGGCAAGTTGCGGTAATCCGTCTCTGAGATCAGCGCACCCTTGGTGAGGCTCTCGAGCTGTGATTTCTTTGTGGTGTACTTGTCGTTAAGTTCCTCAACCTCGCGGCTTTGTTCCTTCGCTAGCTGCTTGATGTCAGCGCCGTCAGCTTCCGCGAGCTGCTCGTAGCGCATCTTGATCGCCATCCGACCAGCTTCAGTCTCGGCCTCCAGATCCGCCAGGTATTGGTCGCGGGTGATCTCATCAACCTTGAGAATGACATAGATCGCAAAGTAGGCGATCCGCTCCAAGCTACGAACCGTCATGCCGAGCAATTGACTCATGGCGCTCGGCGTGCCGCGCATAAACCAGATGTGCGCCACTGGCGCGGCCAGTTGAATGTGGCCCATGCGCTCGCGGCGAACGATCGATTTGGTGACGAGCTCGCCGTTTTTATCGACGGCGGCCTCGCGTGAACGCACGCCCTTGAGCTTGGAATCGTGTGGATTGATGTCCTTAACTGGACCGAAAATTCGCTCGCAGAACAAGCCGTCGCGCTCTGGCTTTTGGGTGCGATAATTGATCGTCTCTGGCTTGAGAACCTCGCCGTGACTCCACTTTAGGATGTCCTCGGCGCTGGCCACCGCTAGGCGCACCGCATCAAAATCGCTAATTCCGGTCGCGTTAAATGAATATTGCGCCATCTTACGCCTCCTCCTTTATTTCTTCTACTTCGTCAAT
This window harbors:
- the rpoC gene encoding DNA-directed RNA polymerase subunit beta', giving the protein MAQYSFNATGISDFDAVRLAVASAEDILKWSHGEVLKPETINYRTQKPERDGLFCERIFGPVKDINPHDSKLKGVRSREAAVDKNGELVTKSIVRRERMGHIQLAAPVAHIWFMRGTPSAMSQLLGMTVRSLERIAYFAIYVILKVDEITRDQYLADLEAETEAGRMAIKMRYEQLAEADGADIKQLAKEQSREVEELNDKYTTKKSQLESLTKGALISETDYRNLPEEYDELIEVGMGASALKALLDEIDLSELIAQLSEEAEHAKGQREKKLLKRLKMLESMQAAGIKPSSLCLTVLPVIPPDLRPMVALSGGRFATSDLNDLYRRIINRNNRLKKLVELNAPEVIQRNEKRMLQEAVDALIDNAAARGGRAVSSTGSRRRLKSISDMLKGKQGRFRQNLLGKRVDYSGRSVIVVGPKLKINQCGLPKQMALELFKPFVISWLIKGEFAHNIRSATRLIESGEAVVWDALDEAIKGKYVLLNRAPSLHRLSIQSFQPVLVEGKAIQLHPLVCAGFNADFDGDQMAVHLPLSEEAQAEARELMSATNNLLKPADGAPVLHISQDIVLGNYYLTYDKPQAQTDNVKAFSSVYEAELAYDKGAIQLQTPIRIYAKGKLRQTTLGRVFFNEILPEDFPYDNNVQTKKQLKKVLAQIFNKYGAEETAKIADRMKGQAFRFATTAAVSTGMTDYVHFDEIAEFVAEGDAKAALISEQFDQGLITEDERYNLTVNAWRNVDNKITTFLQDQLAHMDTSISMMVNSGARGDISNVKLASAMIGIQVDAANREIELPIRSSYTGGLSSLEAFVATRGARKGLIDTALKTADSGYLTRRLVDVAQDVFTVEDAEGDDEGYAIYRSETEETMIDFSNRLAGRYAAETIPGHVNKDELITREIADSIDDDESVQSVKIQSVLSTNNLNGIPQRSYGVDMSTGKLVDKHQPVGVIAAQSVGEPGTQLTLRTFHNSGVAGGDITQGLPRVEELFEARTPKGQAFVTEIAGLVDVWEDGKKYIVQVTPESGKVERLPLDGRTIMVKSGSSVKAGDVLATGEDDTRPLVAPFDGVVEAAEDTLVIAAEAGAPARYEIPGTMQLVVKANDVVEAGDRLTAGSLNLHDLMRLKGVEATQRYIINEVLRIYAAQGQDVADKHLEIIVRQMFSRVQIEDAGDSDFVTGDIVSKAAVVNTNKQLAAEGKNLISYTQLLLGITKVSIWSDSWLSAASFQDTTRVLINAAVSGRADHLHGLKENVIIGRKIPVGTGAVEEMETDEPSEDEFADNQEEELVVAV